Genomic segment of Clostridium sp. Marseille-P299:
AAAGATAGAAAGAATAAGTAATAAAGAATAAGTAACAAAGAAATATATTATAGGGTTAACAATTAATAAGGAGAGTTACTAAGAATTTATAGGATGGGAGTCGTAAAAAGTGAATGATAATAAAGAAAAGGGAGTAGTAAAGAACTATGTAAGTGGTTTTTTGCGTGTAGCGGTAGTAGCCAGCTTGGTTTTTGTTCAATTTGGACTAATATTTGCGCTATCGATATGGCTAAGTGGATACACAGTTTACATTTATACCATTATCGAAATTCTAAGTATTTTTGTAATTATTGGATTACTTAATGATTATCGATCCTCTTCATATAAAATTGCTTGGATTTGCATTGTACTATTACTTCCTCTAACAGGGCATATCATGTACGCCTTATGGGGAAAGTCAGGTTCTAAAAAAAGCATTGAGAAAAAAGTGCTAGGTAAATTAAGGCATGGTGCAACATTTTACGAATACGATGAAGAAACCATGAATTTATTTGCAGAGCAATATCCAACGAAATCAAGAATGGCAAAATTTATGGAATCCCATACGTTTCCACTATTTAAAAATAATGAGGTTACGTATTATCCCATGGGGGAAGACGTATTTGCAGCTATCTTTGAAGACATAAAAGAAGCAAAGAATTTTATAATGATAAACTTTTTTATTGTTGGGGAGGGTCTTCTTTGGGAAAAGATGCATGCATTGCTATTAACTAAAATACAACAAGGCGTAGAAGTTATGTTTATGTATGACGATTTTGGTGCAATGCTTCGTACTAGTAAGGATTTTAAAAGAAAGCTTGAAGAAGAAGGATTTAAGATCAGAATATTTAATCCAATACACAAGTATACAGAAAAATTATATATGAATTATCGAAGTCATCAAAAAATCATTGTGATTGATGGAAATGTCGGTTATACTGGTGGAATAAACTTAGCAGATGAGTATGTGAACTACGTAGCTCGTTTTGGTATATGGAAAGATAGTGCTGTTCGTGTAGAAGGCGATGCTGTTTGGGGATTAACGGTTACATTCCTTCAGATGTGGGAAGTATGCACCAATGGTGCCTTAATTGATTATACTCCATATCGCCCAACAAAAGAATTTAAGAAGAATAATGTATTTTGCCAAGTAATTGCAGATGGACCAGCTAATAATCCTGAGAATCCAATTGAATCTGTTTATAAGCAAATGATTCATTATACTAAAAAGTACTTATATGTCATGACACCATATTTAGTGATTGAAGATGATATGAGAGATAGCTTGATTAGCGCAGTAAGGGGTGGTGTGGATGTTAGAATCATTACTCCATTTATCCCTGATAAAAAAAGTGTGAAGCAAGTGACGAATTATAACTACGGAAAGCTTTTGGAAGCTGGTGTTCGAATTTTTGAATATACGCCTGGATTTATTCATGCCAAAGCAATTATCAATGAAGACTGCGGAATCGTAGGAACAATAAATATGGATTATCGAAGCTTTTACTTACATTATGAGTGTGGTGTTTTTATATGTAATCGAGATGTGATTCAAACCATTAGAGAAGATTTTGATAAAACATTCGAAGTTTCCAAAGAAGTGACATACGAGGAATGGAAGAATCGTCCATGGACCACTAAGTTCTTACAAAGTATTTTAAACTTATTTTCTACGCTTATGTAAATAACTAGATCGAATAATTTAAAATGCTACTTATATAAAGAAAGGCTTGACAACAAAGATGCACATAAATGTTTGTAAGCATTGTAAGAAGGTATACACGAGTAAATTTGTATCGTATGCATGTAATGAGTGTAAAGAAAAAGATGATTTACAATTTGAACAGATAAAAGAATATTTAATGAAATATCCAAATAGCAATGCACTTCAAATTGCAGAGGCTTTGGATATTTCTGCTTATATCATAATACAATATTTGAATGAAGGTAGACTAATGACTTCAAAAGGAAATTTTGAACGTATAAAATAGCCTATTCTTTTTAGCTTGCTAATTAAGTTGCTATCTTTTTGATATTACGCTATAATATTATTAATAGAACATAAGTTTGATTTTAGATAGGAAAGAGAATATGATAGCATTTGTTAAAGGCGAGTTAGCAGAGATAAAAGAAAATACGATTATCGTTGAGAATCACGGTTTGGGCTATGAGATAGCAGTGCCTCAAACGGTGTTTCATAAGCTTCCAGCACTACATAGCGAAGTGAAGATTCACACATATATGCAGGTTAAGGAAGACGGAATTGCCTTATTTGGATTTACGAATAAGGATGATTTGAACGTATTTAAGTTATTGATTACAGTGAATGGAATTGGACCCAAAGGTGCACTAGGAATTTTATCTGCACTTTCTGCAGATGATTTGAGATTTGCCATACTTTCTGAGGATGCAAAAGCAATTTCAAAAGCTCCTGGAATTGGTGCAAAAACAGCAGGTAAGCTAATCCTGGAATTAAAGGATAAGTTTAAGTTAGAGGATGCATTTGAACAAAAATTATTGAATGCAACGGAAAATATTTTTACAGATAGAAGTGCGATTGATGGAATATGCAATGAGGCAATCCAAGCGCTGGTTGCACTTGGATATGGTAGCAGTGAAGCAATGAGAGCGGTAAAAATGGTGAATGTAACATATGATATGGATTCTGAAAAAGTGTTAAAGCTTGCGCTTAAAAATATTGGATTAGTGTAATGATAGATTGTTAGAGGGAACCTATGGGAAAAAGAATGATAACAACTGAGTTAATGGAAGAGGATGTGAAGTTAGAAAGCACCTTACGACCTCAGTTATTAAAGGATTATATCGGGCAAAAAAAAGCGAAGGAAAATTTAAAGATTTACATCGAGGCGGCAAAGCAACGAGGCGATTCTTTAGATCATGTCCTTTTTTTTGGACCACCTGGACTTGGAAAGACAACACTTGCAGGTATTATTGCAAATGAAATGGGCGTTAACATGAAGACAACTGCTGGACCAGCGATTGAAAAACCTGGAGATATGGCAGCTATTTTGAATAATTTGCAAGAGGGCGATGTATTATTTATCGATGAGATTCATCGTTTGAATCGACAAGTTGAAGAATTATTATATCCCGCAATGGAAGATTACGCTATTGATATTGTTATTGGCAAAGGTGCTTCTGCAAAGTCAATTCGGCTTGAACTTCCACGTTTTACTTTGGTTGGAGCAACTACAAGAGCAGGTATGTTAACAGCACCTTTACGTGATCGTTTTGGAGTGGTTAGTCGTCTGGAATTTTATTCTGCCGAAGAGCTAAAGACGATTATTGTGCGTTCAGCAAGTGTTTTGAATGTGGAAATAGATGAAACTGGTGCGATTGAGTTGGCAAGAAGATCAAGAGGAACACCACGTTTGGCAAACCGCTTATTAAAGCGTGTTCGAGATTTTGCCCAAGTAAAATATGATGGCAAGATAACCAAGGATGTTGCTAATTTTGCCCTTGATTTACTTGAAGTTGATAAGCTAGGACTTGACCATATTGACCGTCAAATTTTAATGACCATGATTGAAAAATTCAATGGAGGACCCGTTGGAATTGATGCAGTTGCTACTACAATTGGAGAAGATTCTGGGACAGTAGAAGAGGTATACGAACCATATCTAGTTCAAAATGGACTGATAATAAGAACTCCAAGAGGGCGAATGGTTACAGATTTAGCCTACAAGCATTTAGGACTAGCTGTTAGTTCAAAAGAGTGCGATGAATAAAAAACGCTTATAAATTCCCTAAATAAAATAAGTATTGTTTTTCCAGTGATTTATGTTAAAATATAATAACGAAGCGATTTGTGCTTCGTTATTAAATTCTATTAAGAAGTGTACTTAGCTTCGTTATTAGATTCTATTAAAAAGCAATATGTGCTTTGTTATTACAATCAGAAGCGCTTTTGCAGAGTAAATATTGTACAAAAGTTCATAAAGATTCAATTATCAGAATTTAGTTTCATATAAGTTTTATTAGTTTTGAGATAGTGGTGGGGAAATTCTCGGAAAAGAGGACGGTATGAATAAACGAACGGATATTGAAGTTATTATTAATGGGAAGCGATATGTTATTTGTGGGTATGAAAGCGAAGAATATTTACAAAAGGTTGCATCCTATATTAACAGTAAGATAGCGGAATTTAAACAACAAGATTTCTACCGAACTTTAGATGGCGAGATGCGCAATATTTTGCTTCAGCTAAACATTGCAGATGATTATTTTAAAATGAAAAAACAATTAAAGCAATCCGAGAGCGATAGTGATTTAAAAAGTGGAGAGATATTTGATTTGAAGCATGAGATTATTATGCTACAAACAAGGCTAGAAGCTGCAGAGAATGAAATTATAGGATTGCAAAAGGAAAATCTAGAAGAACAGAAGAAAGTTGTTCGTTTAGAGACAGAGCTTATAGAAGCGCGAAAGAATAAAACAAACTAATAATTAGGGGCTGTCAGGGATGACGGCCTTTTTAAAATTATAGAAGCATTGTAATTAAGTAAAAGAAAGGGTTAACATATAGTATTAGTAAGAAAATACTATATGAAAAGGTATATATGAATAAAATTGAAATATTAGCACCTGCTGGTTCTATTGAGAGTTTACATGCAGCAATCAATGCAGGTGCAGATGCAGTATATATAGGCGGCACATTATTTGGGGCTAGAGCATATGCAAATAATTTGGATGAAGAAACCTTACTTCGTGCCATTGATTATGTTCACGTTAAAGGAAAGCAAATGTATTTAACTGTGAACACCTTATTAAAGGATGAGGAACTATCTGAACATTTATATACGTATTTAAGAAGATTTTATATGGAGGGCTTAGATGCAGTTATTGTACAAGACGTAGGTGCAATGCGTTATATACATGAACATTTCCCTAAGCTACCAATCCATGCAAGTACACAAATGACACTTACAATGGCAGAAGGTGCTAAGACCTTTGAAGACTATGGCGTTACTAGAATGGTAACTTCAAGAGAGCTTAGTTTAGAAGAGATTAGAAGGATACGTGCCAATACATCTCTTGAAATTGAATCATTCGTACATGGTGCATTGTGCTATAGCTACTCAGGGCAATGTTTAATGAGTAGTATGATTGGTGGAAGAAGTGGTAATCGAGGTCGTTGCGCTCAACCATGTCGTATGGAGCATGGATGCAAAGAAAGCGGTTCGGTTGTATCTAAAAAAGAAGAGAGCTTTTTATTAAGCCCAAAAGATATCTGTACGCTAGATTCCGTTGCTGAGTTTATCGAGGCAGGGATTGACTCCTTTAAAATCGAAGGAAGAATGAAGAGATATGAATACTCTGCAGGTGTTGTTGAAAGTTATCGCAAACAGGTAGATTTATATTATGAATTAGGAAGTGAAGGTTATCGCAAGTTTAAAGAAAAGAATCCTAATTTTATAAAAGAGGACATGCTTAAATTGCAGGATTTGTACAATCGTGGTGGTTTCTCAAATGGTTATTATCAAGCTCACAACGGCAAATCTATGATGTCCATGCATCGACCAAATCATAGTGGTGTGTATGTGGGAAAAATTGTTGATATCAAAGGAATCAATGCATCCATTCGTTTAGAAGAGAATATTAATGCACAAGATATTCTTGAAATTCGTGAAAATGGAGATAAGGTTTATGAATTTACAGTTAAAGATGGTGCTAAGGCTGGCCAGATTTTAAAAAGTAATTTCAAGCCTGGCAGTAAGGTGAGCATTGGAAATGAAGTTTATCGAACAAAGAATAGTCAATTACTAGAAGAACTTTCTGAAAAATATTACGAAAATGAACGTAAGGTTTCAATTCATGGTTTATTATGTGCAACGCCAGGTGAAAAACTAGAATTACAGGTATCTACGAAAAATCGTGAAGATAAGTTGATTAAGGTGAGCGAAATTGGTGATGTGGTTGAACCTGCAATGAAGCAACCAATGACTAGGGAAAAAATAAAGGCGCAATTGGAAAAGACAAACGAAACACCATTTACTTTTGAGAACTTAGATATTGAGTTGAATGGAGATGTATTTATTCCAGTATCAAAATTGAACGAGATTCGTAGAAATGCCTTATTACGTTTAGAAGAGGCAATGGCTCAAGAATATAAAAGAGAAGAAGCTTTAGAGCCTATTATGAAAGATCAAAGTAAAGAGTTTATAGCAGAAGATAACAATAGTGATATTGGTATCATTGCTTTTGTCAAAGATGAAGAACAATTAATTCATGCATGTGAAATAGAAGAGGTTGATGAAATCTATTTAGACATGGCTGAATGCAACTTTTTACAAATTGAGAAACTTAGCAAGCAAGTAAAAGAGTATAAGAAAAGATGTTATATTGTTATGCCACACATCTTCCGCTCTTATACCTATGATTTATTCTTAAGGAATAAAGCGTATTTGCTAGCCGATACTATAGATGGATATGTAATTAAAAATTATGAGCAGTATACATTTTTTAAAAACTTGCAAACAGAGGAACATTTATCTAAGGAAGTACGACTTGATTACAATATGTATGTTATGAATAATGAGGCGAAGAAATTCTATCTAGAGCATGGAATTACTCATACCACAGCATCCGTTGAGTTAAATCAAGGTGAGTTATCAAGACTTGGAATTTCAAATATGGACCTTTTGGTGTATGGTAATTTGCCATTAATGGTGTCAGCACAATGCGTAAAGATGAATACGACTGGTTGTAGAAAACAGGTAAATAAAGCAAATAAAAATTTACAGAGTGCCGATGATGATAAATCCTTGGTTCTTGTAGACCGTTTAAAGAATGAACTCTCAGTAAGAACAAATTGTAGAGAATGTTACAATACTATTTATAACTCCAAGTGTCTTTCATTGCTTGAGGAAGTGGCAGAAATACAAAACTTAAATCCAAGAAATATTAGACTAGATTTTAGTAACGAAACTGGAGAAGAAGTAAGCAAAGTACTAAAAAGTTTTGTTGATGTATTTAAACATGGCATAGATTCTAGTTTAAATCTGCGAGAATACACAAAAGGACATTTTAGAAGAGGTATTCTTTAAACTCCGACATGGAATGTTTCCTACGAAGTTTCATTAAAAGTTTTTGCGAAAAAACTTCGTAGGAAGCTTTCCCTAAGTTGTTTTTGGATAAGCTTTATAGAATACTTCCTATAAATCAAATGGAAGGTTCAATAAGAAGAGGTAAAAATGGATCATTTAATTACGGAATTAACAAAATATTTAATTATCATATTAATGACGCTGTATACTTTCTTTTCCTTTCGAGTAATCGTAAAAAAGAATAAACACTACCGTAAAAGAGTATATCGTGGAATGGAAATATTGATGTATCTGATTCATGGTAGTAGCTTTTTATCTCTTTATGTTACGTCACGAGATGAAAAATTATTTATATTGTATATAAGTCAGTTACTGGTATTTATCATATTTAGCGCGTTATATAAAGTTAGTTATCGAATGATGTCACAATTAGTTTTTCAAAATATGATGATGCTGTTGATGATTGGTTTTGTAATGATAACGAGACTTTCATTCGAAAAAGGAGTTAGGCAGTTTGCTATTTCAGCGGCTATGCTTTTGATATGTTTAGTTGTACCAGTGGCGATTGAAAAATTTAAGTCCCTTGGACGGCTCGGTTGGTTTTATAGCTTATTAGGTCTTGCTATGTTAATCGTAGTTCTAATCTTTGGACAAGAATACTACGGAGCAAAAAACTGGATTATTATAGGTAAGTTTCAATTCCAACCATCTGAAATAGTGAAACTGTTGTATATCTTTGCAGTGGGTGCTTTACTTAGCAAGGCAGTAAAATTTAAAGAGATCGTCTTAATTACGATAATGGCTGCAATTCATGTTATTTTATTAGTATTGGAAAAGGATTTAGGTGCTGCACTTATTTTCTTTATCACATATATCATAATGTTATATGCAGCAACGAAAAAAGCGGCTTACTTAGCTGCTGGTGTAGGGGCTGGTGTTGTTGGAGCCTTTGCAGGCTACACTTTGTTTGATCACGTACGAATTAGAGTGGCGGCCTTTTTACATCCTTTTGAGTTGATTGAGAAGGAAGGATATCAAATCAGTCAATCCTTGTTTGCGATAGGAACTGGTGGTTGGCTAGGAATGGGATTAAGCCAGGGATTGCCTAACAATATTCCAGTTGTAGATTCTGATTTTATCTTCGCAGCGATTGCAGAGGAGTTCGGTGGTATCTTTGCGATATGTATCATATTAATTTGCATTAGTTGTTTTGTTATGTTTATTAATATTTCAGTAAAGATAAAAAATACGTTTTATAAATTAGTTGCGCTTGGATTTAGTACTATGTACATCGTGCAGGTTTTACTAAACGTTGGTGGTGTTTTAAAATGCATTCCATCCACAGGAGTTACTCTTCCATTAGTTAGTTATGGTGGTAGTTCCATTGTTAGTAGTATATTTATGTTTAGCATTATTCAAGGGCTTTATGTATTACATTTACGTTCCGATGGAAATGAAGTTTCTTTAGATGAAATCGAAGCTGAAAAACAAAAGGATAAAAAGAAAAAGAACTCTAAAAAAGGCAATGATCAGTTGCAATTACAGGAAGAAAGAAAACTACAAAAGAAGTTAGAGAAAAAAAGAAAAGATGTGACTCAATCTGTTATTCGTTTTATGTACTTTTTTTCAGCACTTTTATTTGGTGTGATCGGGTATTATACGTATTTCTTAACATTTAAGAGTAAGACAGTTGTGAATAATAATTATAATTATAGACAGGACTTGCTAGCACAACGAATTACACGAGGAAAGATATTATCAGCAGATGGTAATATATTAGCTCAAACTGTTGAACTTGATGATGGAACTGAGATGAGAGTTTACCCATATGGAAACACATTTTCACATGTAGTTGGAAGAATGCAAAAAGGTAGGACAGGAGTCGAATTATCGGATAATTTTAATCTGTTGACTTCAAGTATTAATGGTTTTACAAAGTTAACAAACGAGATTGCTGGGAAGAAGAATCCTGGTGATAATGTGGTAACAACTCTTAATACAAAACTTCAACAAGTAGCTTATGATGCTCTTGGTAATAATCAAGGTGCTGTGGTAGTTTTAGAGCCTTCCACAGGAAAGATACTTGCAATGGTATCAAAACCTGATTATAACCCAAATACAGTAGTGAATGATTGGGCAGATCTTAATAATGATTCATCTTCACCACTTTTAAATCGTGCAACAAGAGGTTTGTATGCTCCAGGATCGACATTTAAGATATTAACAACATTAGAATATATGAGAGAAAATCCTGATTACGAATCTTATGAATATGAATGTAAAGGTGAGGGAAGATTTAATGATGTAACGCTCCATTGTGTAAAAAGCCATGGACGTGTTAATCTATTAAGCTCTTTTGCACATTCTTGCAATACTTCATTTGGTAATTTAGGA
This window contains:
- the cls gene encoding cardiolipin synthase, yielding MNDNKEKGVVKNYVSGFLRVAVVASLVFVQFGLIFALSIWLSGYTVYIYTIIEILSIFVIIGLLNDYRSSSYKIAWICIVLLLPLTGHIMYALWGKSGSKKSIEKKVLGKLRHGATFYEYDEETMNLFAEQYPTKSRMAKFMESHTFPLFKNNEVTYYPMGEDVFAAIFEDIKEAKNFIMINFFIVGEGLLWEKMHALLLTKIQQGVEVMFMYDDFGAMLRTSKDFKRKLEEEGFKIRIFNPIHKYTEKLYMNYRSHQKIIVIDGNVGYTGGINLADEYVNYVARFGIWKDSAVRVEGDAVWGLTVTFLQMWEVCTNGALIDYTPYRPTKEFKKNNVFCQVIADGPANNPENPIESVYKQMIHYTKKYLYVMTPYLVIEDDMRDSLISAVRGGVDVRIITPFIPDKKSVKQVTNYNYGKLLEAGVRIFEYTPGFIHAKAIINEDCGIVGTINMDYRSFYLHYECGVFICNRDVIQTIREDFDKTFEVSKEVTYEEWKNRPWTTKFLQSILNLFSTLM
- the ruvA gene encoding Holliday junction branch migration protein RuvA translates to MIAFVKGELAEIKENTIIVENHGLGYEIAVPQTVFHKLPALHSEVKIHTYMQVKEDGIALFGFTNKDDLNVFKLLITVNGIGPKGALGILSALSADDLRFAILSEDAKAISKAPGIGAKTAGKLILELKDKFKLEDAFEQKLLNATENIFTDRSAIDGICNEAIQALVALGYGSSEAMRAVKMVNVTYDMDSEKVLKLALKNIGLV
- the ruvB gene encoding Holliday junction branch migration DNA helicase RuvB, which encodes MGKRMITTELMEEDVKLESTLRPQLLKDYIGQKKAKENLKIYIEAAKQRGDSLDHVLFFGPPGLGKTTLAGIIANEMGVNMKTTAGPAIEKPGDMAAILNNLQEGDVLFIDEIHRLNRQVEELLYPAMEDYAIDIVIGKGASAKSIRLELPRFTLVGATTRAGMLTAPLRDRFGVVSRLEFYSAEELKTIIVRSASVLNVEIDETGAIELARRSRGTPRLANRLLKRVRDFAQVKYDGKITKDVANFALDLLEVDKLGLDHIDRQILMTMIEKFNGGPVGIDAVATTIGEDSGTVEEVYEPYLVQNGLIIRTPRGRMVTDLAYKHLGLAVSSKECDE
- a CDS encoding cell division protein ZapA; the protein is MNKRTDIEVIINGKRYVICGYESEEYLQKVASYINSKIAEFKQQDFYRTLDGEMRNILLQLNIADDYFKMKKQLKQSESDSDLKSGEIFDLKHEIIMLQTRLEAAENEIIGLQKENLEEQKKVVRLETELIEARKNKTN
- a CDS encoding U32 family peptidase — protein: MNKIEILAPAGSIESLHAAINAGADAVYIGGTLFGARAYANNLDEETLLRAIDYVHVKGKQMYLTVNTLLKDEELSEHLYTYLRRFYMEGLDAVIVQDVGAMRYIHEHFPKLPIHASTQMTLTMAEGAKTFEDYGVTRMVTSRELSLEEIRRIRANTSLEIESFVHGALCYSYSGQCLMSSMIGGRSGNRGRCAQPCRMEHGCKESGSVVSKKEESFLLSPKDICTLDSVAEFIEAGIDSFKIEGRMKRYEYSAGVVESYRKQVDLYYELGSEGYRKFKEKNPNFIKEDMLKLQDLYNRGGFSNGYYQAHNGKSMMSMHRPNHSGVYVGKIVDIKGINASIRLEENINAQDILEIRENGDKVYEFTVKDGAKAGQILKSNFKPGSKVSIGNEVYRTKNSQLLEELSEKYYENERKVSIHGLLCATPGEKLELQVSTKNREDKLIKVSEIGDVVEPAMKQPMTREKIKAQLEKTNETPFTFENLDIELNGDVFIPVSKLNEIRRNALLRLEEAMAQEYKREEALEPIMKDQSKEFIAEDNNSDIGIIAFVKDEEQLIHACEIEEVDEIYLDMAECNFLQIEKLSKQVKEYKKRCYIVMPHIFRSYTYDLFLRNKAYLLADTIDGYVIKNYEQYTFFKNLQTEEHLSKEVRLDYNMYVMNNEAKKFYLEHGITHTTASVELNQGELSRLGISNMDLLVYGNLPLMVSAQCVKMNTTGCRKQVNKANKNLQSADDDKSLVLVDRLKNELSVRTNCRECYNTIYNSKCLSLLEEVAEIQNLNPRNIRLDFSNETGEEVSKVLKSFVDVFKHGIDSSLNLREYTKGHFRRGIL
- a CDS encoding FtsW/RodA/SpoVE family cell cycle protein → MDHLITELTKYLIIILMTLYTFFSFRVIVKKNKHYRKRVYRGMEILMYLIHGSSFLSLYVTSRDEKLFILYISQLLVFIIFSALYKVSYRMMSQLVFQNMMMLLMIGFVMITRLSFEKGVRQFAISAAMLLICLVVPVAIEKFKSLGRLGWFYSLLGLAMLIVVLIFGQEYYGAKNWIIIGKFQFQPSEIVKLLYIFAVGALLSKAVKFKEIVLITIMAAIHVILLVLEKDLGAALIFFITYIIMLYAATKKAAYLAAGVGAGVVGAFAGYTLFDHVRIRVAAFLHPFELIEKEGYQISQSLFAIGTGGWLGMGLSQGLPNNIPVVDSDFIFAAIAEEFGGIFAICIILICISCFVMFINISVKIKNTFYKLVALGFSTMYIVQVLLNVGGVLKCIPSTGVTLPLVSYGGSSIVSSIFMFSIIQGLYVLHLRSDGNEVSLDEIEAEKQKDKKKKNSKKGNDQLQLQEERKLQKKLEKKRKDVTQSVIRFMYFFSALLFGVIGYYTYFLTFKSKTVVNNNYNYRQDLLAQRITRGKILSADGNILAQTVELDDGTEMRVYPYGNTFSHVVGRMQKGRTGVELSDNFNLLTSSINGFTKLTNEIAGKKNPGDNVVTTLNTKLQQVAYDALGNNQGAVVVLEPSTGKILAMVSKPDYNPNTVVNDWADLNNDSSSPLLNRATRGLYAPGSTFKILTTLEYMRENPDYESYEYECKGEGRFNDVTLHCVKSHGRVNLLSSFAHSCNTSFGNLGITLNMDSFQKLARDFLFNQPLPTSITTSQSSFVLDGTSDPNDYPQTVIGLGKTQITPLHNAMIVSAIANGGVLMKPYLIDHIESAYGDEVSRNTPSSYGSLISANEAQVLTTYMQEVVENGTGTKLKNMSVTVAGKTGTAKYDINKPEHAWFVGFAPVDNPEIAISVIVESVGSGSTYAVPIAKKIIEAYYSTK